A window from Nitrosopumilus adriaticus encodes these proteins:
- a CDS encoding transcription initiation factor IIB: MRCGKNSMLTDDTTGEQFCSKCGYVVSEKTQESGPEWRSFQKDGGADPARTGAPSSLLMHDMGLSTVINPLNKDASGKPLSTSMKSTIERLRTWDNRSQVHEPVDRNLRQALGELTRLKDKIAISANVLEKAAYIYRKALEKKLVRGRSISAMIAASLYAACRDTATPRTLKDVADAANVKRKDIARCYRLLHYELELKMPVVDSVQCIARISSKLDITEKTKRFAIKVLKEAQEREESAGKDPMGLAASALYLSCVHNGASVTQRDIAEAAGVTEVTIRNRYKGLKASHS; the protein is encoded by the coding sequence ACTGATGATACTACCGGCGAACAATTTTGCTCTAAATGTGGTTATGTTGTTTCTGAAAAAACTCAAGAATCCGGTCCAGAATGGAGATCGTTTCAAAAAGATGGCGGCGCAGATCCTGCAAGAACCGGAGCTCCATCATCATTACTAATGCATGATATGGGATTGTCTACTGTAATCAATCCCTTAAACAAAGACGCATCAGGAAAACCACTTTCAACATCAATGAAAAGTACAATTGAGAGATTAAGAACTTGGGATAACCGAAGTCAAGTTCATGAGCCAGTTGATAGAAACTTGAGACAAGCACTTGGTGAATTAACCAGATTAAAAGACAAGATTGCAATTTCTGCAAACGTTCTTGAAAAAGCAGCTTACATTTACAGAAAAGCTTTGGAGAAAAAACTTGTAAGAGGAAGATCAATCTCTGCAATGATTGCAGCATCACTTTATGCTGCATGTCGAGATACTGCAACACCTCGAACTCTAAAAGATGTTGCAGATGCTGCAAACGTAAAAAGAAAAGATATTGCTAGATGTTATAGATTATTACATTATGAATTGGAATTGAAAATGCCTGTTGTTGATTCGGTACAATGTATTGCTCGAATTTCAAGCAAGCTTGACATTACAGAAAAAACAAAACGATTTGCAATCAAAGTGCTCAAGGAGGCCCAAGAGCGTGAAGAGTCTGCTGGAAAAGATCCAATGGGTCTTGCAGCATCTGCATTATACTTGTCATGTGTACATAATGGCGCATCTGTAACTCAAAGAGATATTGCCGAAGCTGCAGGTGTAACCGAAGTGACTATCCGAAATCGTTACAAAGGCTTGAAAGCCAGTCATTCATAA